tgagacagaaagacacataggCTACAgcagtaaggaaagaaggaaggaaggaagtgtgtgtgtgacagaaagccacatacagtaagtacaccgtcgcctccatgtcctctattgtttatatgtttgtgtcgcgtataaaacaaagtcacggcagtttaacgcagcgttgctatgacgacccctcccacgttgagtaggtacttctttgtaatggaaaaggtccttACAGTCGaatcgagccgagtagtgctggaactgtgtagtggaaaagcgccattataTTCAACTTGAAGACAAATAATCAGGTTTTAATTCAtaacaaaacagtttttattatatttaaactgaATTGAAGATATTCTTTATGTTGTGATAAGGGCTGCCCACCCGTTTTCTATACTACTACCTTGTAACAGTGACAGGGACTGGAGAAAATCCCAGTTtgttaaaagcaaaaaacatatttgacttTGTTTGAATTGACCTTTTGCTTATTAACCCTCACATatagttcatattctgacccttcaCTGTATCCCTtatcataattagtctctatagtAAATGTATGCACAACAAATCGTCCATGAACATCTAATCAGTCAGAGATAAACTGGTGATTGATTATtcatgaagctttcagagagaagttattctttagtttttatggtttttgttTATGGAGAAAAGCTTTTACAATCACATGATGTAATGGTCCTACATTATATAACTCAGGAGAACATGATAAGTTCAATGTTatataaaatgtgaagaatgcagCAGTGTTTGTTGAGTTAATATCAGTTGGATAATGTACtgaaatgtgtatcagctgcacacacatgtttttatattgtgaaTTATTTTAGATAATCAAGTTTCAGgatgaaagaaaacagattttagtttttttaaatgatcacaaACATTAAAATGGGTCGAAGCTGAGTCTGAGCAGCATGTAAGGGTTGTTAATGTATGCTTTATTATGACCACTTTTTAAAACTGCTTCTCACATATTTCTTCTCACACATTTGAAGACTTTAgggttccttttttttttttttaaatagattttattgattttttttatcaaaacaaaatataaacaacatACAAGTGCTCTCTGTATCACAAAGATGTCACAACAGGAAGGAAAACCACCATCCAAACCAAAATGACTTCAGGTAGTTCACCACTATCCTCACcccaaaaagtgaaaaaggcaccaaaaaaaaaaaaaagaagaggagtcCCAGTGCCACCCCCAACTGTCGCAGTAGTCACTCTATACACATACTGTTCCTTCTCTCACCTGCaagtaaaaatagaaattatACAAGTACACGAGACAAAAACAGGGTGGATGAcgttaataaaaataaataagtaaatgtaaaaacagataaacaataaaattaaatttaaaataccTAAGTAAATTGAATAAAGCCATCTGTAcaacacaaaatatatacaatTAGAGATAGTCAGataagtaaagaaagaaagcaaagcaaaagcaGAGAAGGGGAGatgcatgtaagggttaaaaaaatgtccttttcaaaTGTTACTGAATGTTGGTTCAGAGTAAACTGGTTGTGTAATGTTTATCCATCAGCTGCACACAGCCAAGTCTCCGTTAGACCTCCATAGTGGATGTTTGACCTTTCGTGCCGTTTGTTAATCATTTCAGGTTTGGGGTGACGAACAGTCCAACATGATCTGCAACACCAAGCAGCCCGGCTGTAAGAACGTCTGCTACGACCACGCCTTCCCAATCTCACACATCCGATTCTGGGTTCTCCAGATCATCTTCGTCTCCACGCCGACGCTCATCTACTTCGGTCACGTCGCCCACGTCGTccacaaagaaaataaactgaGAGAACGAAACTCCAGGAGCGAAGTCGTCAAAGCCCCCAAATACTCTGACGAAAAAGGCCACGTGCAGATTAAAGGCAGCCTGCTGGGGAACTACATGACCTCCATATTTTTCAGAATCATCATCGAGGTGGGGTTCATCGTGGGGCAGTATTATCTGTACGGGTTCATCATGGATCCCAGAATCGTCTGCTCCCAAGCTCCCTGCCCCTTCACCGTCGAGTGCTACATGTCTCGACCCACCGAGAagaccatcttcatcatcttcatgcTCGTAGTCGGGTGCGTCTCTGTTCTGCTCAACGTGGTGGAGATCTTCTACCTGCTGTGCAAACGCTCATCCAGAAGAAAGTCTAAAGCGGTGCCAGAGGCGGCGATCACTCTTCATCCTCGCCTCAACGGTGACAGTCTGAAGAAAAATGGCCTCCATGACAGCAGTCACAGTCACGCCTGAGGAGCTAAAGCCTGAGAGCAGCCTCTTACTATTCTGCTAAACCACGGCCCACATGTGTAAAAcctaagttatttatttatttgacacttaaaacttttaaaattacacaaaattgacagacacacacacagactgcttATTAATAATGACTGTTcgttctttcctctctccttccttccttctctcctccctccctcctaccttcctttcttgttccctccgtccttccttccttcctcccttcctttttccttctttcctccctcctttcctttccttcccttccctccttccttccttcttcctcccttccttccttgactcgaggacaacaggagggttaaaaatgtttgCCAGGGTGTTACTAAAGCAAACTTATAAACTTTGTTAAGGGCAAAAGTAAGTTTGTTTCTCtgactgtgtctgaaatcaGAGTGctctacatttaaaaacacctcCACACATTTTTCCCTCAAATATTCCagcatggagagaaaaaaagcagtgaTCACAACATGTACACTACTTCAGTTTTCataacaatcccacaatgcaatgctccacaatgttaaagatgtgaaaactaccatcacatgactctacagctgatggtggcgacacaaaatgatgtttagttagtgtctgaaatcttgatttgctgctgAGTGAAGTGTTTAGTGTTCATTATACAGGAAGCAGTGAAGAGTGAATAAggaagtgaattcagacacacACTTTGCTTCCTGGTTCTGTGCTGCTTTTGGGTCTTACCGCTTCCACACCCGTTACACACAGGATCTGTCATGCTCGCCTCTTTAACACAGATGCAATACTTATTAAtggacagcagggggagacCTTCAACCACACATGCGTAAATAATTAGGTGAATCCTTACATCCATCAAGGTAACTAAACAAACAATACCTttttaatataaagtaaaatggctgaaacacagctgatgttcagtttactgtcacagaaaaTATCCATAATTAAGAAGCTGAATCACAGAATTTGGACAATTGGCAGTGTTCATTATACAGGAAGCAGTGAAGAGTGAATTTAGACACAGACTTTGTGTTTTGTAGTTAAACCTGCAGTGGAAAACCTTTGTCTCTCCCTTGTAGCAGTGAGTGTAATGACACAAACATTGTCATCATTGCTGCAGACCCCCCGACCCTTTTTACATGAACTGATGAGGTTGGCGTGAACTAAAGGCAGCGATAGAACAATCACTGCTGGTTAAAGTAAAACTCACCACAGACACCAGATATAAAAACTCTGTATACtctaaaatacagagagatttactTACTGTGTGAACTCATTAAGCTTGAATGTAATTTAgattatttatatgtaaaagtcccACACTACCACTGTAATACCACATGAACCACTTTTGAATATTGGCGCCCCCAAGTGGTAGATTCTCACTAATGTTATCTTTGTACAAATGTGTAAAAGTCATTTTATAGAGAGAGAAGCTGTCTTGTAAAGTGTGTAAGTACAGCGTTACGTTACTTATTAAATCACTTATTTAAGATTGCAGCATGGCGTTTATATCTGTAAATATTTTGATTATCAATCAATaaagtttttctgtgttttatattttaaaataactgtatatgttttttgtatttcactgaaaacataataaaattattttaaaaagcatcttgTTTCATTGTCACCATTAACACGTACTTTAAATTAGAGCTGTGActaaacattatttcattatcaattcatctcttgattattttctcaattagtcATTTGGTCTTTTCAAGTTTCAGTAAAAGGTGAAAAATTAATGTTTCCAAGAGTCCAAAACGACGtccagatattcagtttactgtcagagactaaagaaaataaagagacctgaacatattcacattaaaGAAGCTGCAATCAGtgaatttggactttttctttcttaaaaaataaaaatgatgagtcAGTTATAAAAATAGATAgcaattaattgactaattattGCAGCTTGACTTTAAATCACTGATCAGATTCAGCAAAACATCACACAATGATCAGATGTAAAATAGGGAATAAAATCACCTGAAtgtattttatgcatttattgatgatttaatataacataataataataaatgctttattttttaatagggACAATACACATTAATGGACATcgatatttaaccctcctgtcgaggaaggaaaggaggaaggaaaggaaaatggggaggaggaaggaagggagaaagatggaaggaaaggagggagggtggaaaggagagagggtggtaaggaaggaaggaaggtaggtaggtaggtgggagggaggaagaaaggagggagggagggagggaaggaaggaaagagagaagaaaggaaggaaggaaggaaggaaggaaggaaggaagggaagaaagaaggcacagtcaaaacagatggggtcaatttgacatcggtatttaaacatctctgtaaacatgctggattatagcaaagctgctaatttgcatccgtagtccctaataaataaataaataaataaatataaatagaagAGACAACACAGATGTGGAACAACAACTTGAAAAATCAGGTACTGAAGGAAAAATCCTGTAAATGTAACTTAAATTTAACCAACATTTCCCACAGTAAtgatacagacagaaacatgaaagaaaagacTTTACCTATAATGCACCTTGCATTAtagagtttttttatttatttatttatttatttttgctgtatATCATGGAGATTTAtactgttaatgtttgactgttgttcagagttcagagctgctgttctggGATCAGATTTCCTTAAAAAAGATCTGAGGTTAGAAATAAATACAGAGAGTTGAGACTGTGTGTGGATCAACAGACTTTACTAACCAAACTTAAAACTCTCTTCTGTTTTTGACattatgtattttatcattttaataaccTTGTAATGGGTTGCTATGTTGGCAGGTCTCCTTTTAATCTCAAGAgacttcctggttaaataaagatttaaaaaaaacttttgtcaGTTACATGCTTGTTCCTCTTCTGTTCGGTTTcctgcttgaagctgttgttttatttcaccttcactcatcagcttgattcagatgattttcagcatctaaaggtaacgtaagcaacagtttcatcatgtttgtgtcagcagctgttaaaatgatctgataacagtaCAGATGGAAGTTATACTGATGACTTCTGATCATTTCTTAACTGTATTTCGGGTTTCCGGGTTCTTAAAACGGTAATCGGACAATTTGAATgttatgctttaaaatgttttaaacacgATATTTAACGGATTGATTAGATGAAGACGTTAACGTTACTTTTATGACgttattttaacttcagtttttcagcttttaaatgtgtttttttttacacatatttctACGACGCGGTAAAACAACTCTAAAACGAAACTAACATCCAGGCGTCTGATCAGCGCAGCAAGAAGAGTGAACAGGCCTACACTTACAGGTCAGCATATAAAGAAGAGTTAAGTGAAGTTGTACAGCAGGAAGACATTAGCTCCATCACACTGTGTGACACACATAATAACACTTATTGGATAAATTCACTGTTGGATTTAGTCTCTTCAAGATCAGGATGCAGAATAATAGATGATAATCATAAAGAGATCAAATCATGTCTGTTATGAAACAGTCCCTCACTCCTCCAGATACAACAGATTTGACATCCTGCAAAAATGtatcatagttttatttttaataacatAGTGTgaacttttaatgtgaaaactgtgaaagacatttgttcagtgtgtgttcagttctTTGGGGTTCTGTTtccatcagacagacaacagtgacATTAGTTTGTGGACAGATGAACATGAGTTTCCAGTGAAATCTGTCAGATTGGTTCATGTCCTCACAGAGAGTCTTGGCAGgttcctcctgtgtgtttggAGCTGAACTCTGCTGCAAGCGTCACTGCTTTAATATCATCTTGATGCTTTTGGACTTTGACTGTGAAGTTATGAGAGTGTGACAGCGTCCTCAGATTGATGATGAaggactgatgaaggagaatcagctgcagcttctctctgtgtttcctctacagGTGAAGGTAGAACCACTCTGTGACCACATGTGGATCTGAATTCACCTGgtgagtattttcttctttctgacacacagctggatgaaaatagatgcatgtcatcagtttttaaacacaagtgAACTATAACTTGCTGCATATGAGCTCTGTAGTGGACAAAAAT
This genomic interval from Scomber japonicus isolate fScoJap1 chromosome 17, fScoJap1.pri, whole genome shotgun sequence contains the following:
- the LOC128377196 gene encoding gap junction Cx32.2 protein-like; the encoded protein is MGDWGFLSKLLDKVQSHSTVVGKVWLSVLFIFRIMILGAGAEKVWGDEQSNMICNTKQPGCKNVCYDHAFPISHIRFWVLQIIFVSTPTLIYFGHVAHVVHKENKLRERNSRSEVVKAPKYSDEKGHVQIKGSLLGNYMTSIFFRIIIEVGFIVGQYYLYGFIMDPRIVCSQAPCPFTVECYMSRPTEKTIFIIFMLVVGCVSVLLNVVEIFYLLCKRSSRRKSKAVPEAAITLHPRLNGDSLKKNGLHDSSHSHA